Within the Solwaraspora sp. WMMA2056 genome, the region CGCTGCGCCGCTGCGCGATCCGCGCGTCCAGGTAGGCGGCCGCAGCCCGGTCCTCCTCGGTGGGCGCGGACAGCACCGCGTACACCAGGCCGATCACCACCAGCAGCACCGCGACGCCGATGGGGACCAGCAGGGTCGCGGCGGTGGCGCCGCTGAGCAGCCCGGTCGGCTCGTGCAGGTGCACCGACATGGCGGTCATTCCGGTGAAGTGCATGCCGTTGACCGCCACGCCCATCAGCAGCGCGGAGCCGGTCATCGCCAGCGGCCGACGGACCGTGACCGCCAGCCACAACGCCACGGTCGCGGCGACCACCGCGATCACCACGGACAACGCGACCCGACCGGCGTCGTAGCCGATGTCGCCGTTGAGTCGCATCGCGGCCATTCCGGTGTAGTGCATCGCCGCCACCCCGAGGCCGGTGAGGACCCCGCCGGAAAGGATCTTCACCAGTGACGGACGGCCGAAACCGACGAGGAACAACCCGAGCCCGACGGCGGCGATGGCGATCACCGCGCTGGCGATGGTGATCGCGATGTCGTAGCGGATCTGGGTGCCGGCCACGCTGAAGCCGAGCATCGCCATGAAGTGCATGGTCCAGATCGCGGTGCCGCCGATCGCGAACGCCGCGAGCACCAGCCACCAGGCCCGGCGACCCGGGGTGTTCGACTCACGGACCCGCACCGCGCAGATCAGACCCAGAAACGAACCGAGCACCGACAGCGCGTAGCTCAGTGTCGGCGTGATGAAGCCGTACTCGAAATGGTTGATCTCTGCCACGTCCGCCCCTTCATGGCCCTGCTCACCGGGCTGTGCTTCCCCGCAGACGATCCTGAGCAGCCAAAAGGCTCTCCGCAAGCGCACGATCGTTGTTTCGAGGGTCCGTGTCGACATCGTGACGTTCCGACGCGGACCGCCGGCCCATCCTGCCACGTACGGCGATCGGCCTGTCGACGGAGGGTCAGTTGACCGTGTTGAACGCCAGCACCCCGCGTTGCAGCGCGGCCACCGCCTGCGCGGCGGTCCTGGTCAGCTGGGGTGACGCGCCGTGCGCCTGGGCGAGCTGCCCGAGCAGGTCCGCCACCTGCCGGGCCCAGCGTACGAAGTCGCCCGCAGGCATCTCCCCGTCCAGGCTGTCCCCACTGGCGAGCACCTTCGCCAGCGGCTCACCGCGCGCCCAGCGGTACACCGGCCAGACGAAACCGAGATCCGGCTCGCGGGTCGATTCCAGCCCGGCGGCGGCCTCGTCCGCCTCCAACTGCGCCCAGATCGCCGCGGTCGCCTCGATCGCCGCCGTCACCGGCCCTCGGGGCAGGGCCGCCCGCTCGTCGGTGTCCCGACGGGCCTCGTACACCAGCACCGACACGGCCGCGGCCAGCTCCGCCGGTGCCAGGCCGTCCCAGACGCCCCGGCGCAGGCACTCCGCGACCAGCAGGTCGGTCTCGGCCCAGATCCGGCCGAGCATCCGGCCCGCGTCGCTGACCGTACCGTCGGCGCTGAGGTAGCCACGCGCGGTGAGCAACCCGCAGACCCGGTCGAAGGTACGGGTCAGCGACCCGGTCCGGCCCGCCACCCGGTCACGCAGCTCGTCGGTGTCTCTGGCCAGGCGACGCCGCCGCTCCGCCCACCGGGCGTGTTCCTCCCGGTCCGGGCAGCCGTGGCACGGATGCCGGCGCAGCTCGGCCCGCAGCTGCACGACCCGGTCGTCGGCCCCGTCGTCGCCGCCCCGGCCCCGC harbors:
- a CDS encoding MHYT domain-containing protein; protein product: MAEINHFEYGFITPTLSYALSVLGSFLGLICAVRVRESNTPGRRAWWLVLAAFAIGGTAIWTMHFMAMLGFSVAGTQIRYDIAITIASAVIAIAAVGLGLFLVGFGRPSLVKILSGGVLTGLGVAAMHYTGMAAMRLNGDIGYDAGRVALSVVIAVVAATVALWLAVTVRRPLAMTGSALLMGVAVNGMHFTGMTAMSVHLHEPTGLLSGATAATLLVPIGVAVLLVVIGLVYAVLSAPTEEDRAAAAYLDARIAQRRSAPPPAPARPTGFTPLRSGSAAGTGDRDSSSGSGGFNGFQA